From Phycodurus eques isolate BA_2022a chromosome 1, UOR_Pequ_1.1, whole genome shotgun sequence, one genomic window encodes:
- the adrm1 gene encoding proteasomal ubiquitin receptor ADRM1 encodes MASGALFPSMVSGSRGSSSKYLVEFRAGKMTMKGSTVTPDKRKGQVYVQQTDDSLIHFCWKDRTTGNVDDDLIIFPDDCEFKRVSQCTTGRVYVLKFKAGSKRLFFWMQEAKTDKDEEYCRKVNEYLNNPPMPGTLGSGGSGGHDLSALGGEGGLQSLLGNMSHNQLMQLIGPAGLGGIGGLGALAGPGLANLLGSGSSSSSSSSVPATSNSSTSPSTAVTPTSTSTASRLGASQASAAAVNPSATSAASPPASTPPTPTPAVSAAAGAAASNPTQPIQLRDLQSILATMNVPAGGTGVDLASALTPEVMAPILANPDVQQRLMPFLPSGESLLQSTDELHNTLSSPQFQQAMSMFSSALASGQLGPLMNQFGLPTEAVDAANNGDLEAFAKAMETETKSEQDGESKDKKDDDEDMSLD; translated from the exons atggccTCTGGAGCTTTGTTCCCCAGCATGGTGTCTGGCTCCCGCGGCTCCTCCAGCAAGTACCTGGTGGAGTTTCGAGCTGGTAAGATGACCAtgaagggcagcacggtgacgcCCGACAAGCGCAAAGGTCAAGTCTACGTCCAGCAGACGGACGACTCGCTCATCCACTTCTGCTGGAAGGATCGCACCACTGGCAATGTGGATGAT GACCTCATCATCTTCCCCGATGACTGCGAGTTCAAACGGGTCAGCCAGTGCACCACTGGACGTGTCTACGTACTGAAGTTCAAAGCTGGCTCCAAAAGGCTTTTCTTCTGGATGCAG GAAGCCAAGACCGACAAAGATGAGGAGTACTGTCGCAAAGTGAATGAGTATCTCAACAACCCGCCCATGCCTGGCACTCTGGGTAGCGGCGGCAGTGGAGGACATGATCTGTCCGCTCTGGGAG GCGAGGGTGGCCTGCAGAGCCTTCTGGGTAATATGAGCCACAACCAGCTCATGCAGCTGATCGGACCGGCTGGACTCGGGGGTATCG GCGGCCTCGGCGCGCTCGCTGGTCCGGGCTTGGCCAACCTCTTGGGCAGCGGcagcagtagcagcagcagcagcagcgttcCTGCTACCAGCAACTCCTCCACAAG CCCATCTACTGCGGTCACGCCCACCTCGACATCCACCGCCAGTCGCCTCGGCGCCTCCCAGGCTTCCGCCGCGGCCGTCAATCCCTCCGCCACCTCTGCAGCCTCCCCGCCCGCGAGCACCCCGCCCACGCCCACCCCCGCCGTGTCGGCCGCGGCGGGGGCCGCGGCGAGCAACCCTACGCAGCCCATCCAGCTGAGAGACCTGCAGAGCATCCTGGCGACCATGAACGTGCCCGCCGGCGGCACTGGAG TGGACCTGGCCAGTGCCCTGACGCCAGAGGTGATGGCTCCCATCCTGGCCAATCCTGACGTGCAGCAGAGGCTGATGCCCTTCCTGCCCAGCGGGGAGTCCCTGCTCCAGAGCACAGACGAGCTCCACAACACGCTCAGCTCACCACAGTTTCAGCAG GCGATGAGCATGTTCAGCAGCGCTTTGGCGTCAGGGCAGTTGGGGCCTCTGATGAACCAGTTCGGCTTGCCTACAGAGGCTGTGGATGCTGCCAACAATGGAG ATCTGGAGGCTTTCGCAAAAGCAATGGAGACTGAGACAAAGTCCGAGCAGGATGGAGAATCCAAAGACAAAAAGGATGACGACGAGGACATGAGCTTGGACTAA
- the LOC133401604 gene encoding LOW QUALITY PROTEIN: oxysterol-binding protein-related protein 2-like (The sequence of the model RefSeq protein was modified relative to this genomic sequence to represent the inferred CDS: deleted 1 base in 1 codon) yields MNSEEEFYDAETGLESDDSLDISFKDPLGFDSSDQVTDGSAAEHNTVWRRRKSLPAEMITRNNFSVTSILKKCIGMELSKIAMPVVFNEPLSFLQRLSEYMEHTHLIRRACGLPDSIDRMQVVAAFAVSAVASQWERTGKPFNPLLGETFELTREEDGYRLISEQVSHHPPISAFHAESLKQEFAFHGSIYPKLKFWGKSVEAEPKGTMTLELLKHKEAYTWTNPMCCVHNVIIGKLWIEQYGTVEIVNHSTGEKCVLNFRPCGMFGKELHKVEGYIQDSSKKKRRVIYGKWTECMYSVEPKVYEAHKKSDKKAGADSKKLKQEHSCEDENAVQETVTVIPGSALLWRISPRPAHSAQMYNFTNFAVTLNELEPGMERRLAPTDSRQRPDIRAMESGDIDSASAEKERLEEKQRAARRERFKDEEEWSTRWFELGTNSHTGAEDWLYKDGYFDRNFADCPNIY; encoded by the exons ATGAACAGCGAGGAGGAGTTTTACGACGCCGAGACAG gACTCGAGTCAGATGATTCCTTGGACATCAGTTTCAAGGACCCCCTGGGGTTTGACAGCAGTGACCAAGTCACTGATGGCTCCGCTGCAGAGCACAACACAGTGTGGCGACGTAG GAAAAGTCTGCCTGCTGAAATGATCACCAGAAACAATTTCAGTGTGACAAGCATACTGAAGAAATGTATTGGCATG GAGCTGTCCAAAATAGCTATGCCAGTTGTGTTTAATGAGCCACTGAGCTTCCTCCAGAGACTCTCGGAGTACATGGAACACACTCACCTCATCCGCAGAGCCTGCGGTTTGCCTGACTCCATAGACCGCATGCAG GTTGTTGCTGCCTTCGCTGTTTCAGCTGTAGCATCTCAGTGGGAACGGACTGGAAAACCATTTAATCCTTTACTGGGGGAGACCTTTGAACTCACAAG agaaGAAGACGGCTACAGATTGATCTCAGAGCAGGTGAGCCACCACCCACCCATCAGTGCCTTCCACGCAGAGTCTCTGAAGCAAGAATTTGCATTCCATGGATCCATTTACCCCAAACTCAAGTTCTGGGGCAAAAGTGTGGAGGCCGAGCCCAAAGGCACCATGACACTGGAGTTATTGAA ACATAAAGAAGCATACACATGGACCAACCCAATGTGCTGCGTGCATAACGTTATCATAGGAAAGCTTTGGATCGAGCAGTATGGAACAGTTGAGATTGTGAACCACAG CACGGGAGAAAAGTGTGTGTTGAACTTCAGACCATGTGGAATGTTTGGAAAAGAGCTGCACAAAGTGGAAGGTTACATACAAGACAGCAG TAAGAAGAAACGGCGTGTCATTTACGGCAAGTGGACC GAGTGCATGTACAGCGTGGAGCCCAAAGTTTATGAAGCGCACAAGAAGTCTGACAAGAAGGCGGGAGCAGACTCAAAAAAGCTGAAGCAG GAACATAGTTGTGAAGATGAGAATGCAGTTCAAGAGACCGTGACTGTGATACCAGGAAGTGCCTTACTCTGGAGGATATCGCCACGGCCTGCTCATTCGGCACAG ATGTACAACTTCACcaactttgctgtgacactaaaCGAGCTGGAGCCCGGCATGGAGCGACGACTGGCACCGACCGACAGCCGGCAGAGGCCTGACATCCGAGCCATGGAGAGCGGAGACATTG ATTCTGCAAGTGCAGAGAAAGAGCGCCTGGAGGAGAAACAGAGGGCCGCACGCAGAGAGAGATTCAAGGACGAGGAGGAGTGGTCGACCAG GTGGTTCGAGCTGGGAACCAACTCTCACACCGGCGCAGAGGATTGGCTGTACAAGGATGGATACTTTGACAGGAACTTTGCCGACTGTCCCAACATTTACTGA